A region from the Mycolicibacterium phlei genome encodes:
- the sufD gene encoding Fe-S cluster assembly protein SufD: MSNLTEAVEGSALSAVNKGELFASFDVNAFEVPGGRDEIWRFTPLRRLRGLHDGSAVASGAATITVSERPGVTVETVGRDDARLGQGGVPADRVAAQAYSSFETATVVTVARDTEVAEPIEITVDGPGEGKVGYGHLQIRVEELGHAIVVVDLRGSGTYADNVELIVGDSAGLGVIWIADWADDTVHVSQHHAKLGKDSSLGHIVVTLGGDVVRTTTNVRFTAPGGDAKLLGTYFADDGQHFESRLLVDHAVPNCKSDVLYKGALQGDPTSGKPDAHTVWVGDVLIRAAATGTDTFEVNRNLLLTDGARADSVPNLEIETGEIVGAGHASATGRFDDEQLFYLRARGIPEDQARRLVVRGFFNEIIAKIAVPAVRERLTEAIERELAITESRTAQS, encoded by the coding sequence GTGAGCAATCTGACCGAGGCGGTTGAGGGTTCGGCCCTGTCCGCCGTCAACAAGGGTGAGCTGTTCGCGTCGTTCGACGTGAACGCCTTCGAGGTGCCCGGCGGCCGCGACGAGATCTGGCGGTTCACCCCGCTGCGCCGGCTGCGCGGTCTGCACGACGGGTCAGCCGTCGCCTCCGGTGCCGCCACGATCACGGTCTCCGAGCGCCCCGGCGTCACCGTCGAGACCGTCGGCCGCGACGACGCACGGCTCGGCCAGGGCGGCGTCCCGGCGGATCGCGTTGCCGCCCAGGCGTACTCGTCGTTCGAGACCGCGACGGTGGTGACCGTCGCGCGCGACACCGAGGTCGCCGAGCCGATCGAGATCACCGTCGACGGCCCCGGTGAGGGCAAGGTCGGCTACGGGCACCTGCAGATCCGCGTCGAGGAGCTGGGCCACGCCATCGTGGTGGTGGACCTGCGCGGGTCGGGCACCTACGCCGACAACGTCGAGCTGATCGTCGGCGACTCCGCCGGCCTGGGCGTGATCTGGATCGCCGACTGGGCCGACGACACCGTGCACGTCAGCCAGCACCACGCCAAGCTCGGCAAGGACTCCTCGCTCGGCCACATCGTCGTCACGCTCGGTGGTGACGTGGTGCGTACCACCACCAACGTGCGCTTCACCGCGCCCGGCGGCGACGCCAAGCTGCTCGGCACCTACTTCGCCGACGACGGCCAGCACTTCGAATCCCGGCTGCTGGTCGACCACGCGGTGCCCAACTGCAAGTCCGACGTGCTGTACAAGGGTGCGCTGCAAGGCGATCCGACCTCGGGCAAGCCCGACGCGCACACCGTGTGGGTGGGTGACGTGCTGATCCGCGCGGCGGCCACCGGCACCGACACCTTCGAGGTGAACCGCAACCTGCTGCTGACCGACGGCGCCCGCGCCGACTCGGTGCCCAACCTGGAGATCGAGACGGGCGAGATCGTCGGCGCCGGACACGCCAGTGCCACCGGCCGTTTCGACGACGAGCAGTTGTTCTACCTGCGGGCCCGCGGCATCCCGGAGGACCAGGCTCGCCGCCTGGTGGTGCGCGGCTTCTTCAACGAGATCATCGCGAAGATCGCCGTGCCCGCGGTGCGGGAGCGCCTCACCGAAGCAATCGAACGAGAACTAGCCATCACGGAATCGAGAACAGCCCAATCATGA
- the sufB gene encoding Fe-S cluster assembly protein SufB: protein MTTTPEAAQLTQEETIASLGKYGYGWADRDVAGAIAQRGLNEDVVRDISAKKNEPEWMLDIRLKALRTFEKKPMPTWGSNLDGIDFDNIKYFVRSTEKQATSWEELPEDIRNTYDRLGIPEAEKQRLVAGVAAQYESEVVYHQIREDLEKQGVIFLDTDSGLREHPEIFKQYFGTVIPAGDNKFSALNTAVWSGGSFIYVPPGVHVDIPLQAYFRINTENMGQFERTLIIVDEGAYVHYVEGCTAPIYKSDSLHSAVVEIIVKAGGRCRYTTIQNWSNNVYNLVTKRARAEAGATMEWIDGNIGSKVTMKYPAVWMTGEHAKGEVLSVAFAGEGQHQDTGAKMLHLAPNTSSNIVSKSVARGGGRASYRGLVQVNKGAHGSRSSVKCDALLVDTISRSDTYPYVDIREDDVTMGHEATVSKVSEDQLFYLMSRGLTEDEAMAMVVRGFVEPIAKELPMEYALELNRLIELQMEGAVG, encoded by the coding sequence ATGACGACCACCCCTGAGGCAGCACAACTGACCCAGGAAGAGACCATCGCGTCGCTGGGGAAGTACGGCTACGGCTGGGCTGACCGCGACGTGGCGGGTGCCATCGCGCAGCGCGGCCTCAACGAGGACGTCGTGCGCGACATCTCGGCGAAGAAGAACGAGCCCGAGTGGATGCTCGACATCCGGCTCAAGGCGTTGCGCACCTTCGAGAAGAAGCCGATGCCGACGTGGGGCTCGAACCTCGACGGGATCGACTTCGACAACATCAAGTACTTCGTGCGCTCCACCGAGAAGCAGGCCACCTCGTGGGAGGAACTGCCGGAGGACATCCGCAACACCTACGACCGGCTGGGCATCCCGGAGGCCGAGAAGCAGCGCCTGGTCGCCGGTGTCGCCGCGCAGTACGAGTCCGAGGTGGTCTACCACCAGATCCGCGAGGACCTGGAGAAGCAGGGTGTGATCTTCCTCGACACCGACTCGGGTCTGCGCGAGCACCCGGAGATCTTCAAGCAGTACTTCGGCACCGTGATCCCGGCCGGCGACAACAAGTTCTCCGCGCTCAACACCGCGGTGTGGTCGGGCGGTTCGTTCATCTACGTGCCGCCGGGCGTGCACGTCGACATCCCGCTGCAGGCCTACTTCCGGATCAACACCGAGAACATGGGCCAGTTCGAGCGGACGCTGATCATCGTCGACGAGGGTGCCTACGTGCACTACGTCGAGGGCTGCACGGCGCCGATCTACAAGAGCGACTCGCTGCACAGCGCCGTCGTCGAGATCATCGTCAAGGCCGGTGGCCGCTGCCGCTACACGACCATCCAGAACTGGTCGAACAACGTCTACAACCTGGTCACCAAGCGGGCCCGCGCCGAGGCCGGCGCCACCATGGAGTGGATCGACGGCAACATCGGCTCCAAGGTCACGATGAAGTACCCGGCGGTGTGGATGACCGGCGAGCACGCCAAGGGCGAGGTGCTGTCGGTGGCGTTCGCCGGCGAGGGGCAGCACCAGGACACCGGCGCCAAGATGCTGCACCTGGCGCCCAACACCAGCAGCAACATCGTCTCCAAGTCGGTGGCCCGCGGCGGCGGCCGTGCGTCCTACCGCGGCCTGGTCCAGGTCAACAAAGGCGCACATGGGTCGCGCTCCTCTGTGAAATGCGATGCGCTGCTGGTCGATACGATCAGCCGCTCCGACACCTACCCGTACGTCGACATCCGCGAGGACGACGTCACGATGGGCCATGAGGCCACCGTGTCGAAGGTCAGCGAGGACCAGCTGTTCTACCTGATGAGCCGCGGCCTGACCGAGGACGAGGCGATGGCGATGGTGGTGCGCGGGTTCGTCGAGCCGATCGCCAAGGAACTGCCGATGGAGTATGCGCTCGAGCTCAACCGGCTCATCGAGCTGCAGATGGAAGGCGCGGTGGGTTAG
- a CDS encoding helix-turn-helix transcriptional regulator has translation MESGPITAGEIGERLGISAAGVRRHLDALIEAGDAQAVAAASWQHTGRGRPAKRYRLTAEGRAKLNHAYDDLAAAAIRQLRELGGDEAVRDFARRRIDGILAGVTEGPDDVESTADRVAEALSKAGYATTVTPLAPEPGSVRGIQLCQHHCPVSHVAEEFPELCEAEREAFAEILGTHVQRLATIVNGDNACTTHVPLIPAHTRKQGAST, from the coding sequence ATGGAGTCCGGACCCATCACCGCAGGTGAGATCGGCGAGCGGCTCGGCATCTCCGCCGCCGGGGTGCGCCGTCACCTCGACGCGCTGATCGAGGCGGGTGACGCCCAGGCCGTCGCCGCCGCGTCCTGGCAGCACACCGGGCGGGGCAGGCCCGCCAAGCGGTACCGGCTCACCGCCGAGGGGCGGGCCAAGCTCAACCACGCCTACGACGACCTCGCCGCGGCGGCGATCCGCCAGCTGCGCGAGCTCGGCGGCGACGAGGCCGTCCGCGACTTCGCCCGGCGTCGGATCGACGGGATCCTCGCGGGAGTAACCGAGGGCCCCGATGACGTTGAATCAACCGCGGACCGGGTGGCCGAGGCGCTGAGCAAGGCCGGGTATGCGACGACGGTGACGCCGCTGGCGCCGGAGCCGGGTTCGGTCCGCGGTATCCAGCTGTGTCAGCATCACTGCCCGGTGTCGCATGTGGCCGAGGAGTTCCCGGAGCTGTGCGAGGCCGAGCGGGAGGCGTTCGCGGAGATTCTGGGCACCCACGTCCAGCGGCTCGCCACGATCGTCAACGGCGACAACGCTTGCACCACCCACGTGCCGTTGATCCCAGCCCACACTAGGAAGCAAGGAGCGTCGACATGA
- the mptB gene encoding polyprenol phosphomannose-dependent alpha 1,6 mannosyltransferase MptB — MAARLPSFSSSIARWHADEAPVGSPLNDAEVLALRRTRLFGAAGTVLMAIGALGVGARPVVQDPTFGVRLLNLPSRIQTVSLTMTTTGAVMMALAWLMLGRFALGDRRMSRSQLDRLLWLWVLPLLIAPPMYSRDVYSYLAQSEIAGRGLDPYKVGPAPGLGLDHVFTLSVPNMWRETPAPYGPLFLWIGEGISALTGENIVAAVLCHRLVVLLGVGLIVWAVPRLARRCGVAEVSAMWLGAANPLLLMHLVAGIHNEALMLGLMLAGTEFALRGVDARDPLLPRPLTWPRGADGWARWYPMTMLLVGVVLITMSSQVKLPSLLALGFVAMALACRWGGTVKAFLLAGGSLGAVSVAVMGLIGWASGLGFGWLFTLGTANVVRSWMSLPTLLALGTGQVGILLGLGDHTTAILGLTRAMGVSIIAVLVSWLLLLVLRGRLHPVGGLGVALGVTVLLFPVVQPWYVLWAVLPLAAWATRPAFRTTTIIVTLAVGIFGPTANGDRFTLFQILLAVAASTVIALALIALTYNRLPWRATIAPADSPPAPAPQPARPDAYAESP, encoded by the coding sequence GTGGCAGCCCGCCTCCCATCGTTCAGCTCGTCGATTGCCCGTTGGCACGCCGACGAAGCGCCCGTGGGCTCACCGCTGAACGACGCCGAGGTCCTCGCGCTGCGCCGCACCCGGTTGTTCGGGGCGGCGGGCACCGTGCTGATGGCCATCGGCGCGCTCGGTGTCGGCGCCCGGCCGGTGGTGCAGGACCCGACGTTCGGTGTGCGCCTGCTGAACCTGCCGTCGCGGATCCAGACGGTGTCGCTGACCATGACCACCACCGGTGCGGTGATGATGGCGCTGGCCTGGCTGATGCTGGGCCGGTTCGCCCTCGGCGACCGCCGGATGTCGCGCAGCCAGCTGGACCGGCTGCTGTGGCTGTGGGTGCTGCCGCTGCTGATCGCCCCGCCGATGTACAGCCGCGATGTGTACTCCTACCTGGCGCAGAGCGAGATCGCCGGCAGGGGCCTGGACCCGTACAAGGTGGGGCCGGCGCCGGGCCTGGGCCTGGACCACGTCTTCACGCTGTCGGTGCCGAACATGTGGCGGGAAACACCCGCCCCGTACGGCCCGCTGTTCCTGTGGATCGGCGAGGGCATCTCGGCGCTGACGGGTGAGAACATCGTCGCCGCGGTGCTGTGCCACCGGCTGGTGGTGCTGCTGGGCGTCGGACTGATCGTGTGGGCGGTGCCACGGCTCGCCCGCCGCTGCGGGGTGGCCGAGGTCAGCGCGATGTGGCTGGGCGCGGCCAACCCGCTGCTACTGATGCACCTGGTCGCGGGCATCCACAACGAGGCGCTGATGCTGGGCCTGATGCTGGCGGGCACCGAGTTCGCGCTGCGCGGCGTCGACGCCCGCGACCCGCTGCTGCCGCGCCCGCTGACCTGGCCCCGCGGCGCCGACGGCTGGGCCCGCTGGTACCCGATGACGATGCTGCTGGTGGGCGTCGTGCTGATCACGATGTCCTCGCAGGTGAAGCTGCCCTCGCTGCTGGCGCTGGGCTTCGTGGCGATGGCGCTGGCCTGCCGCTGGGGCGGCACCGTCAAGGCGTTCCTGCTGGCCGGCGGGTCGCTGGGTGCCGTGTCGGTGGCGGTGATGGGGCTGATCGGCTGGGCCAGCGGGCTGGGCTTCGGCTGGCTGTTCACGCTGGGCACCGCCAACGTGGTGCGCAGCTGGATGTCGCTGCCGACGCTGCTGGCGCTCGGCACCGGCCAGGTGGGCATCCTGCTGGGTCTCGGCGACCACACCACCGCGATCCTGGGCCTGACCCGCGCGATGGGCGTGTCGATCATCGCGGTGCTGGTCAGCTGGCTGCTGCTGCTGGTGTTGCGGGGCCGGCTGCACCCGGTCGGCGGGCTGGGCGTCGCGCTGGGGGTGACGGTGCTGCTGTTCCCGGTGGTGCAGCCGTGGTACGTGCTGTGGGCGGTGCTGCCGCTGGCCGCGTGGGCCACCCGCCCGGCGTTCCGGACGACGACGATCATCGTGACGCTGGCGGTCGGGATCTTCGGGCCGACCGCCAACGGGGACCGCTTCACGCTGTTTCAGATCCTGCTGGCGGTCGCGGCCAGCACCGTGATCGCGCTGGCGCTGATCGCGCTGACCTACAACCGGCTGCCGTGGCGTGCCACGATCGCGCCTGCCGACTCACCGCCCGCACCGGCACCGCAGCCCGCGCGGCCCGACGCTTACGCTGAATCCCCGTGA
- a CDS encoding ABC transporter ATP-binding protein encodes MTQLGTRAASVPVRLHGVTKRYGSTVAVSDLDLEVHTAEVFALLGPNGAGKTTTVEMCEGFTRPDAGSIEILGLDPVADNARVRERIGVMLQGGGGYPAARAGEMLNLVASYAANPLDPAWLMDTLGLTEAARTTYRRLSGGQQQRLALACAVVGRPELVFLDEPTAGMDAHARIVVWELIDALRRDGVTVVLTTHQLTEAEELADRIMIIDHGRPVATGTPDELMRSGAENQLRFRAPRRLDLSLLVSALPESYRASETAPGEYLIEGEINPQVLATVTAWCARLNVLATDMRVEQRSLEDVFLDLTGRELRP; translated from the coding sequence GTGACCCAGCTTGGAACCCGGGCGGCCTCCGTCCCCGTGCGACTGCACGGGGTCACCAAACGCTACGGGTCGACGGTGGCGGTGTCCGACCTCGACCTCGAGGTGCACACCGCCGAAGTGTTCGCCCTGCTCGGCCCCAACGGCGCGGGCAAGACCACCACGGTGGAGATGTGCGAGGGCTTCACCAGGCCCGATGCCGGCAGCATCGAGATCCTCGGGCTGGACCCGGTCGCCGACAACGCCCGCGTCCGCGAGCGCATCGGGGTGATGCTGCAGGGCGGCGGCGGCTATCCGGCCGCGCGCGCCGGCGAGATGCTCAACCTGGTCGCCTCGTATGCGGCCAACCCGCTGGATCCGGCGTGGCTGATGGACACCCTGGGCCTGACCGAGGCGGCCAGGACCACCTACCGGCGGCTGTCCGGCGGCCAGCAGCAGCGGCTGGCGCTGGCCTGCGCGGTGGTCGGTCGTCCCGAGTTGGTGTTCCTCGACGAGCCGACCGCCGGGATGGACGCGCACGCGCGGATCGTGGTGTGGGAGCTGATCGACGCGTTGCGCCGCGACGGCGTCACCGTGGTGCTGACCACCCATCAGCTCACCGAGGCCGAGGAACTGGCCGACCGGATCATGATCATCGACCACGGCAGGCCGGTGGCCACCGGCACTCCCGACGAGCTGATGCGCAGCGGCGCGGAGAACCAGCTGCGGTTCCGCGCGCCCCGCAGACTCGACCTGTCGCTGCTGGTCTCGGCGCTGCCGGAGAGCTATCGGGCCAGCGAGACCGCGCCCGGCGAGTATCTGATCGAAGGTGAGATCAACCCGCAGGTGCTGGCCACGGTGACGGCGTGGTGCGCGCGGCTGAACGTGCTGGCCACCGACATGCGCGTCGAGCAGCGCAGCCTCGAGGATGTGTTCCTGGACCTGACCGGACGGGAGCTGCGGCCGTGA